The Brachypodium distachyon strain Bd21 chromosome 4, Brachypodium_distachyon_v3.0, whole genome shotgun sequence nucleotide sequence AAGATGCTAGATTCCTAAGTATTATGCCCAAATTGACCTAATCCCTCTTAGCATTAGATGAGACTTCATGGAAAACTCCTAAGGATTGAAGTGTGCATGACATCTCAATTCTCTACTTTTCATATTCATATGGTTTCAAAGTCCTATAAATCGAATAAGTCCTAAATGTTGCAAATTCCTACCAATCAATGCAAAGAGAACGAACTCTATTCGAACCAAGCAATCCCCTCCTCGACTTGTTAATAATTACTTtagaaagaaaatgttgatGAGCGACAAATTAGGAGGACTCAGACTTTTGTTTGGAGACTTCTTCAAAATGGAGCAGGTAGAATTTCTAAACAAATCTCTAAAACCTACATCAGATGTGGTGGATTAGAAGATGAAATTCATTTATTCCTCGTTTGTCCTTTTGCCAAAGCAGCTTCACTCCTCCACTCTTGATATTATAGATGCTTTCTCTCAATGCGGTCATCACCATGCTTGTATTCAGAACATCTTTATCTTGCTTGGTGCATTTGGAAGTCCTAGAATAACCATGTCTTTAACAAAAAACTTTCCTCTCCCTTTCAAATATTTCCAAATGCTAGAAGTTTTTTGGCAGGTTTCAAGCTTGAACAGGATGCAGGTACTGACTCCAATCTTAGAGATGACTCCAAACCAGGACAGAATGAAGGAATCTCCCTAATCTCCACATCCCAGATCACTCATTTGCAGGGATTCAACATCTATTCTGATGCAGCTTGGAAGGATCCAAAAAATGAAGATGGAGTTGCTCCTGCAGGTATTGACTCTCTAGGTCCTGATCTCAAATGGAAGGCACAAATTCAAGCAATCTCTTGCcttgtttcttctcttttgtaGGCTGAAGCATTAGGTGCTCTGCTAGCTACTGAAATCCTATCTCACCTCAATCAACAGGAAGCTAAGAAGATTACTGACAACCAAAACCTGGCTTTGGCTTGTCAACATTCATATGTTCAGAACTCCCCAGGTCACTGGTGCATAAGGAATTGACTCATTCAAAACACTGAAGACCACTCAAGACTTAATACTAAGGTTGTTTTGACTCCTAGAGACAATAACACCTTAGCTCATGACCTTGCCAGAAAAGCTAGAATGGACAATATCAGCTATCCCAAGGTCTCTTGTAGTAATAGCACTCACAGGATGTCAAGTTGCTCGTTGGGGCAAATATGTAATCTTTCTACCCTTGACAAGTTCAGGCTTACATCTGTACTCTGTTGTTAATGAATAAGTTCCCCCCTTTACAAGAACAAagtgaagaagaaaggagggggaggggggggttGTGGTGTGGGTGCTCACCAACGGTGATCTCGACGAGGAAGCACTGGGACGTGACGGTGGCCCAAAACTTGACACGAACAGTGGTAGCAATGGATCTGAGAGGCGGATAGGGAGAGGGGTTTAGtgttagagagagagagggggggggaaGAGCATGGTGCGGAGGAGCCAGACTTACACGACGACCGTGAAGAGGTGGTGATGAACTCGACGAGCGGAGAAAGCGACGGGGCAGTGCGGCGTCGATGGCAGAGTGCCTAACTAGTCGGGGTACGGTGATGGCAGATCTGGGAAGAAGAGAGTGAGTTGGCGTGCGACGGTGCGAGAGAAGATAGACATGTACGTCCAAGTGTCCAACCGTATTCTGGAATTTAGTGCATTAATATTTATTGATATCCTCAAGTATCGAACAATTTTGGTGACTAATAAATTATTGGTTTTCTAAACGGACGGTCTAGTTTTGTACAGGCCAGGAGGCTAGAatctttttcttgtgttttctTGATGCAACCATGAGATCAAATTGGGGTGCCAAATTGTCAGATTGGCTTTTGACACCGGTGTGCACCGCTCCACGTGTAGGCGGTGCCAAATCAGAGAAAATGAGAACCAGAGGTTGCTAATGAGAAAGCaataaacaaataaatgaCTTGGGTCAAGAAGAGTGCTAGTCAAAAAGAGCACTcaatagagtttttttttttaatctttgtTGCTGACACAGGTATGTAGGACCCAACAATGGAGAATTTAGCACCGTCTGTGTTGAAGAGAAATAAGAAAATTTGGTAACGGTGCTAAATGATGTCAGGGTGACAAATTTAGCTTTGGCACATGGATAATGCCCTAGGGTGCTCCCATTATCTCAAAATAAACTTTTTGTATATTTTCAAACTGAAGTGGAAAGTAAAGTTTGAGAAGTTGTAACTTTCCAGATCTTAAGTTATGCAACCATTTCGAGAAGCCTGCCAGCTGTGCTGCGGTCCGCGGACGCGCAAGCGGCGATAGATCGATCGGGCCAGGCCGGGCCGGCTAACGCGCCCAACTCGGGGGAACTGAAAGCGTAAGCCAGCGCGTATGGCCCGGTAGTCTAAAGTCCGATTGGCCGGATGTTGGCGCCTCGGACCACTAAATTGGATTTTGACTGGGCCGGGCTCACAGCTCACTGCTCGAGTGCGCGGGTGACATCGTTGCGCCGCAGCTCGCTGGATCGCGGTCAACTATTGAATTCTTTCGTTTTAGACCGTGCTGCAAAGTGCACGGTAAAGAACGATCCTGTCTTCACGAgggatattttttttagagcgaAAGGCCCCCGCCCCGTTCCACTTTCATTGAAAATGAAACAACCATCCTTGCAGTGTTTGCTCAGATCACCGCATATTGCAGAGGAAAAACCATTCAACACCCGAACAGGGTCCCAGCATACTACCGCGGACACACCAGCTATTACAAAAACTTTCTAGTAAAGGCAGCCCAGCAAAACACAAAAACGTCGGCCAAAGTACAGATAACAGAAAACACAGAAGGTAGCAGGCGCTCCAGCAGTTCAGCCGATCAATCGACGAGTGCACAATGCTTGAGGCGTTCCCGGACCTGCCAAGAGTGTTCTCCTTTTCTTCAGCAGGGCAGGATCTGGGGAGCTTCCGAGATCTTGTTCTCCAGGAGATTTAAAAAGGCTTCCATGGCAGCAACTTTCTTTTTCGGACAGAGGATCGACCAGCGCCTCAACAAGCGAAACGAgggatatatatatgcatgcatcttcaagaacGATCGACGGGCATGAGCTACTGATCCGTAATTAACCGCCCTGCTTGCTTGAGTCCATCTTCAAGAAAGATGCACATgctgatgcatgcatataaGTAGTCAACGAATAAGCGAGTGCCATTTTAACACTGCATGTTTAACGGAACCAAGTGCTGGATCGAAAAATAACTTGGGGCTTAATCTTTCATGCAGCATTTCTAGTACTCTGGTCAGATCAGATAGATGTCCCATCATATTGCAATATCACCACAAAACCACCGTGAAACTTTACTTCTACTTAGGCTGATCTTCCTAGTTAGCCTGCCACCACAAGTCGTCAAATAAACAAGCTTTGCATGTCATGCAGAACCTATTTCTAGCAAAGCACTGCTACTACATTATGCTGGTACTAACTAACGAAGCTAGCTAGTACTAATCACAAAAGTCATCGGGCGCGGCATCtccattcatgcatgcatgcgatgCGAGCATACTTCACTTGGTCTGCAGCTTGCCGGACttggacgccgccgcggacgcctTGACGCCTGCCGAGCCCGGCGGCAGAAGctgggaagaggaggaagcggccatgtgatgctgctgctgctgcttcttgagCTTGAGCTCGGCGAGCAGCTGCTTGTTCTCCTGGTCCAGCTGCTGCGCCTTCCTCCGTAGCCGCTCGTTCTCCTCCATGATGCACAGGTTCTGCAGGTACAGGTTCGAGTTCACCCGATCCAtcgttcctcttcttcctacACGCACACCTGCAGAAAAACACACGCCAAATGTTAGCAACTTTGCCACAGAATTTGACAAAACATTGAGGAATGTGTATGTGTTCacctctctctgtctctgaGTCTCTGAGCTGCTGAAATGGCTGGGCTTGCAAAGCAGAGAGAGGCAGGGacagaaaggagagagcaggAGATCGAAGGAAGAACTCGTTGTGATTGGGGACGAAGGATATCTATGCGAGGGTGGGGTATTTATATTAGGAGCACGAGTGCACGACCACGGATCGGCCGGTTGACTGTGCAAGTGGGTGTCCAGTGTTGTTGTTCTCCTTGCAGCTCTGCGGGCGCCCTGTTCAAGCTGCTGAGCTGAGCTAGAAGTACTCCTAATGGAGGACCGGTGGTGGTTACCTGTCAAAAATTGAAGAAAGTGTGATGATGGCCGTGGATCGATGACGCAGTTCAGGCTTCTCGGCCCAAAGATACGCACGCAATCATTTTATTCCTCTCGCCCTTGCCTTGCGCTACctggagtagctagctagctagagtagCTCCCGCcccggccgggccggccggcaAAAGTTCCAACATCTCTCTGTCGGTCAGAGATGGTCAACCATATGCAGTTATGGCGATGCATTACTAGTACTCTGTGGCTGCAATTTGTTTGGAACCGTGctaatctttctttttttgcggggagaACTGTGTGTTAATCAGGTGACATTGTCCACAGTCAGATAATGAAGCAACTTTGCTTAATCCAGATAAGTAAGCTCGAGACGATTTAGGCCATGATCAAGCCGGGGTTGTGCCACACCCACACCTCTCTGCGATCCTTCTGTTTTTCTGCCTCAGGGGATCTTCTTCTCATCGCCTCTGGCAACACAACAAACAAAGAATTGAGTGCCACTTCTCTGAAGTGTTGTTTATACACTGTTTTAGACACTCTTGGGATAAGTGTTAGTATCTCTGCTATGCACGGGAAGTAATCCGGCTTATTAGGTTGCTCACCAAAGTCAAAGTCAAGGGGAAGAATATTTAACACGTTTTACTGCACTTTACTCCGGCACTCGAGTAGTGCTGCATGCAGTGCAACTAGCAGTGCAACAAGTCTTCCTATCAAATCGAACTACATCAGCTGATCTTTACACAGATATTCTTATGGTTCCAATGCATCAACATGATGATGAGCAGCATTCAAGGATGTCCAACTTTGCTAGCTGGTCTTCGTTGCTTTCAACTGCTCTGTCACTCTATGTACTCCATCTATTGCCAAGAGCAACCATCCATCTACTAGTACTACATGATCTATGGATAGTTGTAGAGGATTCAAAGCTCCGTCATCATGGCGTGTCACTTCACTTCAAGGTTCGATTTTGATGTGAAGCGTCGTGTATAGTGTAAATTTTCTAACATCTTGACCGGTTAGTACTCAAAGCTGGAGGAAATTTAATGTTCTTGATGCAGTAGgtgagttttctttttgaatgaGCTTGTTTTATCTGTTATTTTCAGTAACATTTTCAAGCTCCAAAATCAACAAAGGCCTCTTGTATCTGTTATGATCAGGTGTCgtgttcagagttcagactaCTGTTTTGATCCCTTCAAACTATTTTTCAGACTTCAGACGAAATTTATCCATTGACCGGTGAGGATATATCTTGGATCTGAAATTTCCTGCTACTCCGTAGTACTTCCAAAGAGGGGACAGTCTTTCCAAAACACTCTAGATCCTGCACAGATACGTTGCTGAAACTGACCCAGTTTCTTTGCATGAATCTAGCTGCAACAGTATTATGACCCTGTTTCTTTGCATGAATCTAGCTGCAGCAGTTCTCCATTTCCCTTTCAGATATATCGATATATCTGCAGAACGATCTTTGGATCCATGGTTTGGATTCTTTGCCTGATCTCTGATGTGATAGGTTGACATTGGAACCCAGCTGCAGATCTGTCTAGCTCTTGCATTGCTTGGCTCTGCCTGCATCACCGGCCATGATGACAGAGCAGAACTGAAGCTGCTTGTCAGGCACAGCCtgttcttccttccttccatccCCTCTTTCCTGCGAAGGCCATGCATTTGGCAAGAGGATGATGATCATGGCAAGGCAGCAGTTGCCcagcatccatccatccctgTGAAATGTCATTGAGAAGACTGGCTGGAGCAgttgtgctgctgctactcCTCCTACAGTACTAATTTTGCCAGGGGCAGTTTGGACGTCAATGTTGGACATTATTGGGATGGCATTGGGAGCAGGGAATATGACCTCAGCTGTGCCTCACATACTCTCTGCAGGCTGGAGTTTGAGGTGGGGGAATTTATGGGCGTTACTGCTGGATTTGCACAAAATTGGTTAGGATTTATGTGAGTTGTCACGGCCACCGCAGGAACAGTGAAAGCCTTGAGAATGATGGCTTCTCTCCTTCATACATCCGCGGTTTGACCTGGGCTTGGACTTGGCTTCTCCGAAGTTTAGCCGTGGGAATTATCATGTGCATTCGACAACTGACAAAGTCATAGTAAAATCAagcttagcttagcttggTGTGATAGACTGCTACAGTAGTATACTACATTTTCCCAAAAGGATAGATAACGAGAAAGTAGTAGAGCTCATGCAACAGAGGCAGCAGTGCTCTGAGAGCTACGAGTACATCAGTGAGTCATCAGTGCAAAATTTTAGTGCACCAGCAGGACTGTACTTACTGTAATTTGAGTCCCTGTCCAATGGCAGGTTGTACATAGAACTTTATTCCAACAGTAACTGAAAATGGCAAAGCTCCTGCTGATTGTTAAAAAATAAAGTGTGTAGCAACTGAAACAATCTCTCTGATAGCACCACATTGGGCTTAACAGATACTCCTAGAGATTGTCTTCCTTTGCTTGTTGTAAATGGTTAACATTTTCAACGGTTGGTCAGCAGCTGCAAGATTAGGGCAGAAGAATGTGCTGGCCCACGTGCCTGGATAGATTAGCGTCTTTTTCTATCTGTACGGATTTTTTTGTCTTTCATTAGTATATTGTAGCAGGTGATCCACCCACTGTTCACctcttaaaaaacaaaaacaatagAGTATTATCCATTCAAGAGTCGGCGGCAACAGAAGCAGAAACAAGATAGGCCACCAAACTGAATAATTCACTGTCCTGTCTGAAGCAGAGTGTAAACAAACTTTCCTTAATTGATGTCACAACTAACTAACAGGGCACCTTCCAGTTATACATCGATATATACATCCAAGccatgtatctatacatgcTACAAATCCATGACAGCATCCCAGaaaagttctaaaaaaaattgagctaTCCGATCATTTGAGCTGCACTACTACAAGCAAGCACTTGTAATTCCCAATCATTTGAGCTGTCTGATCCAAAACTGAGCCTACATTCCAGCTTACAATTTACAAAATCCTATCTTGGGTAAATTTACATTTTCATCAGTCAAGCCATAGACTTATGCAcacaacaaaagcaaaaaagaataCTCACACAAACAAGTGGTTACAAATTCCAATCATCTGATGTTCTGAATCTTCTGATCACAAAACGGAGCTACAATTCCTGCTTATAAAATTTGCAAAATCATGTCTTGACTAAATCGACATTTCCATCAGTCAAGCCCTACAAATGTTACACacagagtaaaaaaaatacccaTACAACAAAGCGCTTACAAATCCCAATCATCTGAACTTCTGATCACAAAACTGAGCTACACTCTGCTCACAAATTCCAGCGAGACTTTGCCCCTCTCTAATGTACAATTCCATCTCGACTAAATTGGCATTTGCCTCAATCAAGTGTAACAACTAAATTGGCATTTGCCTCAATCAAGTGTAACAACTAAATTGGCATTTGCCTCAATCAAGTGTACAACAACAAATTACAACATCGCATGGTTAATTAGCCTCATGTAGTCATGTTCCTCACCAGTACAGCCTGACCGGCGGCACGGTGAACCCATGTGCCTCGTCGAGGAACGGCACCGTCTCCGGCCGGTCCTGGAGGTCACCGTAGAACTCGTACTCGGCCTCGTAGTCGTGCAAATCGAGCTCCTTCTTCTGGTTGGTGTGGTAATGGTGCTTGGCCCCCGGCGGCTTCCCGAACCCGAACAGGCTCACCTCCTCGCACAGCCCGAGCGCCATTACCACCGCTTGCAGCCCCGACGAGTAGTGGAAGTACCTCTCGTCGTGCTTCTTCGCccagccgcccgccgccgcagcggcggacgaggaggacgaggtTACGAAGCGGCGGAGCGAGTAGTACTTGGCAAtgcgggcggcgagggcgtCGAGGCGGGGGTCGGTGAGGATGAGCCGGAAAGGattggcgccggcggtggcgttgCAGATGAGGGCGTCGAGGAGGTGGGCCGGCTGGCAGACGTACATGGCCATGGGCACGGCGGCGCCATAGGGGTGGCAGCCGCAGCcgggggcggtggcggcggcatgggAGGCGCAGAGGTGGAGGAtgttggagttggcgaaggaGAGGGATGTCCTGGCGCCGACGTCGGGGCCGAAGCCGGCGATGCGGGCGTTGTTGAGGCGGATGACGAGCCCGTGCGCGTCGATCTGGGCCCCGCGGCCCGAGCCCAGGAGGACGCCGCTGTTGCCCACGACGGCGCAGGTCGGGGCTTTCGTGGTCCGTGGGCCGAGGAGAGCGCTGGTGAATGGGAGGTCGGTCATGACGGCGGCCACATTGCCGGctccggcgcggcggaggcggcggtgggagaggaggaaggagcggagggaggcgcggaaggcggcgaggagggagtCGTCGGAGGGGAGCGCGCCGGCGGGGACGCGGGCGCGGGAGATTGTCCTGGGCCGCGGCGGGCCCCCAGGGGTTTGCGGGAGGCGGAGGTAGAGGAGGCGGTAGCGGCCGCCGAGGCTGGGGAAGGTGGAGATGGAGCCGTTGGCGAAGAGCGCGGCCGCGTCGGCGAGGAGCTGCGAGTACCCCGCGCTTTCcgccgcggcgaggcggcggaggagcgggtCGCCGGCCGCGGGCTTGGCGGCGTgaattggcggcggcggcgggggcgggggctgGAGGGGCGTGCGGCGACGCAAGGAGAGAGATAAGAGGGAGAGAAGCACGAGGGCCAGGGCCGgcgggaggtggcggcgcttCATCTCcggcggggcgggcggcgaGATCCGGCAGCCATTAGTAGGCGTGGGTGAGAGAGAGCGTCAGTGGGGTGGGGGAGAAGAAGCAGGGGAGGACGCGGGCACGCAGCAGCTGGGGCCGAGCGGTGAGAAGGGAATCGGGTAGTTTGGACGAGGTGACCGACTCGTGGGGCCTGGAGCGGGGATGGGGTCGACGTGTCATTGGGTGGGTGGTTAGTTTGATGGTTTGGTTAGTTAGGTGGACGGTTGCTGTAGGAGCAGTTTGGCCACGGTGCACTCAAAACGTTACAAAAGTAGACAGAGTGGGAGGGAGTCGATTAGATTAGCAGAACGGAACCGACCAATGGAAAGGGATTAAAGGGTAAGTGTACATACTCCAACATGCATTGTGATCAATCGACGTAATTAAGAGGGCTCTTATTCCTTACCTTCGGTTGGTTTAAAAGGGGTAAGCAACTTGAACAATCCAAGAACTTGTCTTGGGTGCGCTGGAAAGATGGTTATAGATGACTATGCAACTTGAACAAGCCGTTGCCTGCCAAGCTTACGGTGTGTCTGTTGCTATCTGGAAGAGCAAAATGCATGTCTAGTCACTGAAATTGAGTAGAATATGCAATTTGGTCATAATTCTTAGAAAACGCTTATATAGGTTGTCCAACTAAAAATTACGGTGCAGTATGATTCCATACGGCGAAGAGAGATGTAGATGTCTTTGGCTTTCTGGCAGGCGTGGGCCACAAACTGACATCTTTAACTTTGTATACCATTGTACGTAGGCTCACGAATCATGTGAATGTGGTTTAAGATACAACTCATTGTAATCCGTATTGCATTGTTTTGTCGTCCACGTAGATGACGTGGAGAATTCGACTTTGTGGGTTAGGATcttggagagagagaaaaatcgTTCTCGACTCGCAGACTTAAAATCAGACTGACAGGTACTTTAACGTAGTGTAATAGGTAAAAAGTAGCTTCGGCAGTAAGGAAAAGACATGTAAAGAGGCTCAGCCAATCCCCaagaaaagcaagaaaagTTAGCAAACAACCTATCGATAGGATTAATTCTAACAGAATAAACACCTTAAGAAAGTTTCCGGATGGAAAATCTCGTTGTTCAGCTCTCCAGTGCTTCGGAAAAACAGCGCTGCTATACGTACGATGTTACTGAATGATACTATGATGCCATCCTTTTTTTGCACGCAACAGAGGCAAAGCACCGACCGCACTATTTTAGTGTCAGATAGCTTCGGTCAGTTAACGCAAAAGAATTACAAACACCTCGTTGGTTTTTGCAGCTACTATGTTTTCAGTGAAGCAATCCGATATTCCGATGGAGTAACTCAACTTCTAAATATATGATCTGCTGCAATCGTACAAGTTTGAAAGATAAAACATTGTAAAGGTAGTAGATCATTTCCATGCTACTATAGAAGTCAAACCTTGTATAGGATGTGGTATTCTAAAAGAAGTGCAGATTAACGCAAGGGACAGTGACATTATTAGATAAAAGGACAATTTCTAATTCCAGACCGACATTTGCGTTTGACCTTATAACCCTTTTCACCTCTTAAATTAGAGGTATCCTACTGTGCATATGAAGCAATGAAACAGTCATTGtaaatcatatcttttaaataGTATGAAGTGTTGGACGAATGTGGACTGAATACTCAGAAATATTTCTTCAGCAACAAAGATAAGCAAGCAATCATACAGGATCGGTTTACATATGAACAAACCAAGCAAAGATAAGTATGACAGGGAAATTCCATACCTATCTGTGGATCTTAGTAAAACATGGAGTGATCCATACGGGAATTGGCCAATTTAACCAGTGTTGAGGAGAGACTACATCATTGGCATGTTTATCCTCCAAACAATATATTCCAACATCCCGGCGCTTATCCTTCCCATCATATAGCCAATACTCCTCATCATCAGTAAAATATACATGGTTTGGCAGCAGCATTGGGTAATCCTTTGTCGAAATACAACATGTATAGTTATGCCCCATGAACAATGCATCATCCCCCAAGGTATGCATATCGACGATTTCTTGCTTGTCAAAATCGACTTTGTATATTTCAATACCAGTTGTTTCCAGATCATGAAGCTCACCACGTGAGCAACTCGTCAACCTCCATATTTGCAACACCTCGCCAGACGAGGTCCGGGAAATGTAAGTGTTATGTGCGATGAATGGTGACGTGTCTTTGAAAATTACATCAAGGGTGGCGCAAGAACCTTCAATCGTGTAGCGATGGATCCCTCCAAGCAAACTCATCGCGTAGAATGCCCCTTCGTGAAATATGCAATCAGAGTACTCTGAAGATTGGACCGAGGAGGTGACCCAATGCCCACTTATTGTCGCCCACCCTCGCAAACGAGAGCTGCCTATAGGGATTGTGAATCATCATAGCGATGCAATCCCCCTGCGAAGGATCGCAGGATAACACGACCTTGAGATACAGAGCATCCCGGAGCTCGTCCACAGCATGGTCATGCGGCTCCTCAGTTTCCCTTATAGGAGTAGAGTCGTAGAAATAAAGGTCATACCTTTCGAGTTCCCCGGCCTGATTAAAGACGGGGTTTACCTGCTCGACGGTAGCCACGGGCGGCAACGCGACCTGCTCGCCCGTGACGgggttgaggaggaggagctcggagCGGCCGTCGGCGGTGACGAGCCACCCGTGCGACGAACCGACGATGTTGCGCTCCCCGATGGGAGGGTCCGGGAGACGCATCTTGTAAGTATTTTTGTCGGCGAGGCTGAAGAGCTCGGCGGTGGTGTAGAGGAGGCAGGGGGTTTGGGACCGCTTGTAGACGCCGAGGCGGCGGatggcgcgggcggcggcgcaccaGGTGGTGCAGACAACGGCGGACTGAAAGAGATCCGGGAACTCTAGCTCACCGAGAACGTTGGCAAGGAGATCCGCCGGCAGGCTGGACCAGTCGGGGTCGGGCCGCGGTGACTCCTTCAACGGGCAGAGATTTGGACAGACAGGGGAGGGGATTTAGCTACGCGCTCCTTGGAAATAAAGGACGGCGATGAGCTCGTATCGCCGCTTATGCCCTAGTTTCCCCCGGAGTAGGAGCGGAATTGTCGGCGGCTTCGATTTGGGGACGAGACGGCCAGCGACCTCGGAAGGGAAGACAGAGGGAGTCGTGGGCTGTGGCGCCGGTTGCAATCCGAGTAGGAAACCAGGCCTCTACGCAGCAAGTCCTTATGGGCCTTCCAGTCCAGTCATCCGAGACCCTTTTTGTTTGATCTCCTGTTTCAGATTTTGGTGCTTTTATCAATCTCAAAAACATTTCTCTTATTTACATATGAAACTGAGAAGCACTTCCGGACGTGTTTTTCATGTTTCTAAACAGAAAAAATGGTTTTGAAATTGCTAGAAGCATCAAAAACTGAAACAGAAGGCCAAACAAACATGGCCTGAAACGGCGGGCTGGATTTCAGGGCCTTTTTCAAACGCATTAAaccaatatttttttgagggcACGCATT carries:
- the LOC100832074 gene encoding LOW QUALITY PROTEIN: putative F-box protein At1g65770 (The sequence of the model RefSeq protein was modified relative to this genomic sequence to represent the inferred CDS: deleted 1 base in 1 codon), whose product is IPSPVCPNLCPLKESPRPDPDWSSLPADLLANVLGELEFPDLFQSAVVCTTWCAAARAIRRLGVYKRSQTPCLLYTTAELFSLADKNTYKMRLPDPPIGERNIVGSSHGWLVTADGRSELLLLNPVTGEQVALPPVATVEQVNPVFNQAGELERYDLYFYDSTPIRETEEPHDHAVDELRDALYLKVVLSCDPSQGDCIAMMIHNPYRQLSFARVGDNKWHWVTSSVQSSEYSDCIFHEGAFYAMSLLGGIHRYTIEGSCATLDVIFKDTSPFIAHNTYISRTSSGEVLQIWRLTSCSRGELHDLETTGIEIYKVDFDKQEIVDMHTLGDDALFMGHNYTCCISTKDYPMLLPNHVYFTDDEEYWLYDGKDKRRDVGIYCLEDKHANDVVSPQHWLNWPIPVWITPCFTKIHR
- the LOC100845134 gene encoding sialyltransferase-like protein 2, with amino-acid sequence MKRRHLPPALALVLLSLLSLSLRRRTPLQPPPPPPPPIHAAKPAAGDPLLRRLAAAESAGYSQLLADAAALFANGSISTFPSLGGRYRLLYLRLPQTPGGPPRPRTISRARVPAGALPSDDSLLAAFRASLRSFLLSHRRLRRAGAGNVAAVMTDLPFTSALLGPRTTKAPTCAVVGNSGVLLGSGRGAQIDAHGLVIRLNNARIAGFGPDVGARTSLSFANSNILHLCASHAAATAPGCGCHPYGAAVPMAMYVCQPAHLLDALICNATAGANPFRLILTDPRLDALAARIAKYYSLRRFVTSSSSSAAAAAGGWAKKHDERYFHYSSGLQAVVMALGLCEEVSLFGFGKPPGAKHHYHTNQKKELDLHDYEAEYEFYGDLQDRPETVPFLDEAHGFTVPPVRLYW